A region of Subdoligranulum variabile DNA encodes the following proteins:
- a CDS encoding histidine phosphatase family protein, translated as MKYYKLHLIRHGLTAGNLQGLYIGSGTDLPLCDEGRAQLEELKHRFRYPDVPLVFTSPLLRATQTAELLFPGVRQIELQDLREMAFGKFEGQPLQQLVKDPEFAQWMDPTSRTVPAGAEDRQAFFNRTSGMLMKMFEYMLRTHTEEAACVTHGGVIMNMLAQHALPFRKPEEWMTDPGAGYSVRLDAEMWMRDHLAEAYDVVPAGYLDDMEQE; from the coding sequence GTGAAATATTACAAACTGCATCTGATCCGCCACGGCCTGACGGCCGGCAACCTGCAGGGGCTGTACATAGGCAGCGGCACCGACCTGCCGCTCTGCGACGAGGGCCGCGCCCAGCTGGAGGAGCTGAAGCACCGGTTCCGTTACCCCGATGTGCCGCTGGTCTTCACCAGCCCGCTGCTGCGGGCCACCCAGACGGCGGAGCTGCTCTTTCCCGGCGTGCGGCAGATCGAGCTGCAGGACCTGCGGGAGATGGCCTTCGGCAAGTTTGAGGGCCAGCCGCTGCAGCAGCTGGTGAAGGACCCCGAGTTTGCCCAGTGGATGGACCCCACCAGCCGCACGGTGCCGGCGGGGGCGGAGGACCGGCAGGCCTTCTTCAACCGGACGTCCGGCATGCTGATGAAGATGTTCGAGTACATGCTGCGCACCCACACCGAGGAGGCCGCCTGTGTGACCCACGGCGGCGTCATCATGAACATGCTGGCCCAGCACGCCCTGCCCTTCCGCAAACCGGAGGAGTGGATGACCGATCCCGGCGCGGGCTACAGCGTGCGGCTGGATGCCGAGATGTGGATGCGGGACCATCTGGCCGAGGCCTACGACGTGGTGCCCGCAGGCTACCTGGACGATATGGAACAGGAATAA
- a CDS encoding LPXTG cell wall anchor domain-containing protein, producing the protein MQKTRRLHRLLAVLVAVLLAVCSLPVSAFAEEQKVAVELDVHYRLDIRQLNDQTISLGELPYQPGSALTGRYSWETLYGKMNLPADTKIKDKQTGETELTFSLKEDGKPWKAELTVELASTIQHPSFRVRFEGVEEPQSVGVSLSYRPGRSVDAWSFLQNMTAYKTYQEQGYRIKGFTVSGDDHAPYTEADHYGLTDAIAGKTVVVTLGKEPENKTVDFTLRYLSTDNQIQDTQPATLTYRPDEAGTDLWDFVMDQAAYKTYEAQGYKMEDYVIPAEGGDRLCDKQGLQNVNADLEGKEIIVHLVKKTEAKAEQVAFRLRYLSTDGNIADDKDVEVPYDPNGKIYDLWSYIENSRVYQSYQTAGYTMKSFEVPHQEGNKTYTGADQFAVTPSLRGITVTVTLDKPVVSPNKTVDFTLRYLSTDNQIQKSQAISLVYDPNGVLTDVWDFVMAQEPYKTYAAQDYTLSDYVIPAQNGDRVCEHRGMQAVTTDLQGKEIVVHLVKKSTAKTEMVDFTLHFLSDDGKIDVTRQASVTYDPSTKGFDAWNYLAGTATARSYGAEGYRVRDFTVVQPAGEASYTAAGQFTVTPALAGKTVTVHLAPLAHYESSYIVHFVDEKGKEFQSAATVKVSWTEGQQLNLMAQLKDTLATVGAMGYTFKTLSSWNGTNTYKGTELVVPGSWELAAHCAKNPAPAKPADNKPSQAKPAQNKPAAKAQAKPAAQQVVKAAAPAANTTKILPKTGLQTQTSVVFVVMLFAALAGAAVYLFALRKKLN; encoded by the coding sequence ATGCAGAAGACAAGACGATTGCACCGCCTGCTGGCCGTTCTGGTGGCCGTTCTGCTGGCGGTTTGCAGCCTGCCGGTGAGCGCCTTTGCGGAGGAACAAAAGGTGGCCGTGGAGCTGGATGTGCACTATCGGCTGGATATCCGCCAGCTGAACGACCAGACCATTTCCCTGGGGGAACTGCCCTATCAGCCGGGGTCCGCGCTGACCGGCCGGTACAGCTGGGAGACCCTGTACGGAAAGATGAACCTGCCCGCCGATACCAAAATCAAGGACAAGCAGACCGGCGAAACGGAACTGACCTTCTCCCTCAAAGAGGACGGAAAGCCCTGGAAAGCGGAACTGACGGTGGAACTGGCGTCCACCATCCAGCATCCCAGCTTCCGTGTCCGCTTTGAGGGCGTGGAGGAGCCCCAGTCGGTGGGCGTATCGCTGTCCTACCGGCCGGGCCGCAGTGTGGATGCCTGGAGTTTCCTGCAGAACATGACGGCGTACAAGACCTATCAGGAACAGGGCTATCGCATCAAGGGCTTTACCGTTTCGGGGGATGACCACGCCCCCTACACCGAGGCGGACCACTACGGACTGACCGATGCCATTGCGGGCAAGACCGTGGTGGTGACGCTGGGCAAGGAGCCGGAGAACAAGACGGTGGACTTCACCCTGCGCTACCTGAGCACCGACAACCAGATCCAGGATACCCAGCCCGCCACCCTGACCTACCGCCCCGACGAAGCGGGTACCGATCTGTGGGACTTCGTGATGGACCAGGCTGCCTACAAGACCTACGAAGCCCAGGGCTACAAGATGGAGGACTATGTGATTCCCGCCGAGGGCGGCGACCGCCTCTGCGACAAACAGGGACTGCAGAACGTGAACGCGGACCTGGAGGGCAAGGAGATCATCGTCCACCTGGTGAAGAAGACCGAGGCCAAGGCGGAGCAGGTGGCCTTCCGGCTGCGCTACCTGAGCACCGACGGCAACATCGCGGATGACAAGGACGTGGAAGTCCCCTACGATCCCAACGGCAAGATCTACGACCTGTGGAGCTACATCGAAAACTCCCGCGTCTACCAGAGCTACCAGACGGCCGGCTACACCATGAAGAGCTTCGAGGTGCCCCACCAGGAGGGCAACAAGACCTACACCGGCGCGGATCAGTTCGCCGTGACCCCGAGCCTGCGCGGCATCACCGTCACCGTGACGCTGGACAAGCCGGTGGTCTCCCCCAACAAGACGGTGGACTTCACCCTGCGCTACCTGAGCACCGACAACCAGATCCAGAAGAGCCAGGCCATCTCCCTGGTCTATGATCCCAACGGCGTGCTCACCGATGTCTGGGACTTCGTGATGGCCCAGGAACCCTACAAGACCTACGCAGCCCAGGACTACACCCTGTCGGATTACGTGATCCCGGCGCAGAACGGCGACCGCGTCTGCGAGCATCGCGGCATGCAGGCGGTGACCACCGACCTGCAGGGCAAGGAAATCGTCGTCCACCTGGTCAAGAAGAGCACTGCCAAGACCGAGATGGTGGACTTCACCCTGCATTTCCTCAGCGACGACGGCAAGATCGACGTGACCAGGCAGGCCTCCGTCACCTACGATCCCAGCACCAAGGGCTTTGATGCCTGGAACTATCTGGCGGGCACCGCCACCGCCCGCAGCTACGGCGCCGAGGGCTACCGTGTCCGGGACTTCACGGTGGTACAGCCGGCGGGAGAGGCGTCCTACACCGCCGCCGGACAGTTCACCGTGACCCCGGCCCTGGCCGGCAAGACGGTGACGGTGCATCTGGCGCCGCTCGCCCACTACGAGAGCAGCTACATCGTCCATTTCGTGGATGAGAAGGGCAAGGAGTTCCAGTCCGCCGCCACCGTGAAGGTGAGCTGGACCGAGGGCCAGCAGCTGAACCTGATGGCGCAGCTCAAGGACACCCTGGCCACCGTGGGCGCCATGGGCTACACCTTCAAGACGCTGAGCAGCTGGAACGGCACCAACACCTATAAGGGTACCGAGCTGGTAGTGCCCGGCAGCTGGGAGCTGGCGGCCCACTGCGCCAAGAACCCCGCCCCCGCCAAGCCGGCGGATAACAAGCCGTCCCAGGCCAAACCCGCCCAGAACAAGCCTGCCGCCAAGGCCCAGGCCAAACCGGCGGCCCAGCAGGTCGTCAAGGCGGCGGCCCCGGCGGCCAACACCACCAAGATCCTGCCCAAGACCGGTCTGCAGACCCAGACGTCCGTCGTCTTCGTGGTCATGCTCTTTGCAGCACTGGCCGGTGCGGCAGTCTACCTCTTCGCGCTCCGTAAGAAACTGAACTGA
- a CDS encoding glutamine synthetase III family protein: protein MAATVMELYGSKVFNEHEMRERLPSSTYKSLKATIEKGQPLDLEVANVVASVMKRWAIEQGATHYTHWFQPLTGITSEKHDGFVSPQPDGTAIMEFSGKELIKGEPDASSFPSGGLRATAEARGYTAWDPTSYAFVKDDVLCIPTAFCSYTGEALDKKTPLLRSMQAISDQACKVLHLFGKDVPRVATTVGPEQEYFLIRKEDYEKRLDIVLTGRTLFGSAPSKGQELEEHYFGTIRPIVSDFMKELDEELWKLGIPAKTKHNEVAPAQHELAPIYDTTNVAIDHNLLTMEMMKKIALKHGLVCLQHEKPFEGVNGSGKHNNWSISTADENLLDPGDTPMENLQFMVFLSAVVKAVDEYADLLRTSVATPGNDHRLGANEAPPAIISIFVGEELEAVIDAVCTDSPYAGPVKMKMDLGVDVLPKFSKDTTDRNRTSPFAFTGNKFEFRMPGSAENLSDANTILNTAVAKELKEFTEETSGAADFECAAAAWVKKTLNDHRRVIFNGNGYSEAWEAEAERRGLPNRKCTPDAMIALKDPKNIALMEEFGVLTKTEMLSRYEVEMEHYSKIINIEARTMLKIANKQLIPAATSYMGEVANTAAAKAAAVEGISTKAETKVLQALSHYTDEMSDAADELKEVTDKVCALEDESAKAHAFHDEVLPAMARLRAAADVAEELVDEEYWPLPCYSRMLFYTE, encoded by the coding sequence ATGGCAGCAACCGTCATGGAACTTTACGGCAGCAAAGTCTTTAACGAGCACGAGATGCGTGAGCGTCTGCCCAGCTCTACCTACAAGAGCCTGAAGGCGACCATCGAGAAGGGCCAGCCCCTGGACCTGGAGGTCGCCAACGTGGTGGCCAGCGTCATGAAGCGCTGGGCCATCGAGCAGGGCGCCACCCATTACACCCACTGGTTCCAGCCCCTGACCGGCATCACCAGTGAGAAGCACGACGGCTTCGTCAGCCCCCAGCCCGACGGCACCGCCATCATGGAATTCTCCGGCAAGGAGCTCATCAAGGGCGAGCCGGACGCTTCCTCCTTCCCCTCCGGCGGCCTGCGCGCCACCGCCGAGGCCCGCGGCTACACTGCCTGGGACCCCACCAGCTACGCCTTCGTGAAGGATGACGTGCTGTGCATCCCCACCGCTTTCTGCTCCTACACCGGCGAGGCCCTGGACAAGAAGACCCCGCTGCTGCGCTCCATGCAGGCCATCAGCGACCAGGCCTGCAAGGTGCTGCACCTCTTCGGCAAGGATGTGCCCCGCGTGGCCACCACCGTGGGCCCCGAGCAGGAATACTTCCTCATCCGCAAGGAAGACTATGAGAAGCGCCTGGACATCGTGCTCACCGGCCGTACGCTGTTCGGCTCCGCCCCCTCCAAGGGCCAGGAGCTGGAGGAGCACTACTTCGGCACCATCCGCCCCATCGTCTCCGACTTCATGAAGGAGCTGGACGAGGAGCTGTGGAAACTGGGCATCCCCGCCAAGACCAAGCACAACGAGGTGGCCCCCGCTCAGCATGAGCTGGCCCCCATCTACGATACCACCAACGTGGCCATCGATCACAACCTGCTGACCATGGAGATGATGAAGAAGATCGCCCTGAAGCACGGGCTGGTCTGCCTGCAGCACGAGAAACCCTTCGAGGGCGTCAACGGCAGCGGCAAGCACAACAACTGGTCCATCTCCACCGCCGACGAGAACCTGCTGGATCCCGGCGACACCCCCATGGAGAACCTGCAGTTCATGGTCTTCCTGTCCGCCGTCGTCAAGGCGGTCGATGAGTACGCCGACCTGCTGCGCACCTCGGTGGCCACTCCGGGCAACGATCACCGTCTGGGCGCCAACGAGGCGCCCCCGGCCATCATCTCCATCTTCGTGGGCGAGGAACTGGAAGCGGTCATCGATGCCGTCTGCACCGATTCTCCCTACGCCGGCCCCGTCAAGATGAAGATGGACCTGGGCGTGGATGTCCTGCCCAAGTTCAGCAAGGACACCACCGACCGCAACCGTACCTCTCCCTTCGCCTTCACCGGCAACAAGTTCGAGTTCCGTATGCCCGGTTCCGCCGAGAACCTCTCCGACGCGAACACCATCCTGAACACCGCCGTGGCCAAGGAACTGAAGGAATTCACCGAAGAGACTTCCGGCGCCGCCGACTTTGAGTGCGCGGCTGCCGCCTGGGTGAAGAAGACGCTGAACGACCATCGCCGCGTCATCTTCAACGGCAACGGCTACAGCGAGGCCTGGGAGGCCGAAGCCGAGCGCCGCGGCCTGCCCAACCGCAAGTGCACCCCCGATGCCATGATCGCCCTGAAGGACCCCAAGAACATCGCCCTGATGGAAGAGTTCGGCGTCCTGACCAAGACCGAGATGCTCAGCCGCTACGAGGTGGAGATGGAGCACTACTCCAAGATCATCAACATCGAAGCCCGCACCATGCTCAAGATCGCCAACAAGCAGCTGATCCCCGCCGCCACCTCTTACATGGGCGAAGTGGCCAACACCGCCGCCGCCAAGGCCGCCGCTGTGGAGGGCATCTCCACCAAGGCCGAGACCAAGGTGCTGCAGGCTCTGAGCCACTACACCGATGAGATGTCCGACGCGGCCGATGAACTGAAGGAAGTCACCGACAAGGTCTGCGCGCTGGAAGACGAGAGCGCCAAAGCCCACGCCTTCCACGACGAGGTCCTGCCCGCCATGGCCCGGCTCCGTGCCGCCGCCGACGTGGCCGAGGAGCTCGTCGATGAGGAATACTGGCCCCTGCCCTGCTACAGCCGTATGCTGTTCTACACCGAGTAA
- a CDS encoding DUF3048 domain-containing protein: protein MKRKLLLVMAILSLCVVLAACKKQKAESDTTSAAPEVTATPEPSLEPYKANVLTGEPQGDDYKNQRITAVMVNNIVAARPQRGLSKADILFEIKVEGGITRFMPVFTDYQDIGEIGPVRSGRDQFFRLILPWQALYIHEGQSVVMQQYAIDYSYGNLNNNDGANGYRDYGRVNWAGASYNNGNLALEHTMYTNSENIQKYIDDNSVDMDRTYNSTFFNFVDYRLGQTRDLSNSLDSAYSDKYGPVVSDGEYVEIEHSPSYKTRFIYDSASNTYKMQQNYSDGQWRDTVDEAADNTVLSFPNVIVLYTDIHTYPGHEAKDLQYAEYAWGGVGYYCYGGKCEKIYWQKGTPLEALRLYYLTEDGQCSDTPVEINIGKSYVAVTDVDYAENFVHSTLDGVDLSSATTVTYESSYVEDDAEEGETLGMSTDDLTTSATGSGEAETVTESPAESTTEEVPADTAAEQPVADDPEAVG from the coding sequence ATGAAACGTAAGTTACTGCTCGTCATGGCCATCCTGTCGCTGTGCGTCGTGCTTGCCGCCTGCAAGAAGCAGAAGGCCGAATCGGACACCACCTCCGCAGCACCGGAAGTCACCGCCACGCCGGAACCCTCGCTGGAGCCCTACAAGGCCAACGTCCTCACCGGTGAGCCCCAGGGCGACGATTACAAGAACCAGCGCATCACCGCCGTCATGGTGAACAACATCGTGGCGGCCCGTCCCCAGCGCGGTCTGTCCAAGGCCGACATCCTGTTCGAGATCAAGGTGGAAGGCGGCATCACCCGCTTCATGCCGGTCTTCACCGATTATCAGGACATCGGCGAGATCGGTCCCGTCCGCTCCGGCCGTGACCAGTTCTTCCGCCTGATCCTGCCCTGGCAGGCGCTGTATATCCACGAGGGCCAGTCCGTCGTCATGCAGCAGTATGCCATCGACTACAGCTACGGCAACCTGAACAACAACGACGGTGCCAACGGCTACCGCGACTACGGCCGCGTGAACTGGGCGGGCGCTTCCTATAACAACGGCAACCTGGCGCTGGAGCACACGATGTACACCAACTCGGAGAACATCCAGAAGTACATCGACGACAACAGCGTGGATATGGACCGCACCTACAACTCCACCTTCTTCAACTTCGTGGACTACCGTCTGGGCCAGACCCGCGACCTGTCCAACAGCCTGGACAGCGCCTACAGCGACAAGTACGGCCCGGTGGTCAGCGACGGCGAGTACGTGGAGATCGAGCACAGCCCCTCCTACAAGACCCGCTTCATCTATGACAGCGCCTCCAACACCTACAAGATGCAGCAGAACTACTCGGACGGCCAGTGGCGCGACACCGTGGATGAAGCCGCCGACAACACCGTGCTGAGCTTCCCCAACGTCATCGTGCTCTACACCGACATCCACACCTATCCCGGCCATGAGGCCAAGGACCTGCAGTACGCCGAGTACGCCTGGGGCGGTGTAGGCTACTACTGCTACGGCGGCAAGTGCGAGAAGATCTACTGGCAGAAGGGCACCCCGCTGGAGGCCCTGCGGCTGTACTACCTCACCGAGGACGGCCAGTGCAGCGACACGCCGGTGGAGATCAACATCGGCAAGAGCTACGTGGCGGTGACCGACGTGGACTACGCCGAGAACTTCGTCCACAGCACGCTGGACGGGGTGGATCTGTCCAGTGCCACCACCGTGACCTATGAGAGCAGCTATGTGGAGGACGACGCCGAGGAAGGCGAGACCTTGGGCATGAGCACCGACGATCTGACCACCAGCGCCACCGGCAGCGGCGAGGCCGAGACCGTCACCGAGTCCCCGGCGGAGAGCACCACCGAGGAAGTGCCCGCCGACACGGCAGCCGAACAACCGGTTGCGGACGACCCCGAAGCAGTGGGCTGA
- a CDS encoding glutamine synthetase family protein, which yields MKRTAQDILNFVEDNDVKFVKLTFCDIFGNQKNISLFASELPRAFAQGISFDGSSIAGFMNVEESDLVLWPDPDTATVLPWRPTEGRVIRMYCDITLPNGKPFEGNCRGYLQSVVGRAKAMGLTCNVGCECEFYLFETDENGNPTHIPLDRGGYFDIPPLDKGENIRREICFAIEEMGLHPEHSHHESGPGQNEVCFLYTPALKSADNLNTFKSTVKAIAARNGLFASFMPKPLADQPGSGLHVNMSLVRDGKNLFEGDLVPDSEAGHFVAGIMAHARELTAFCNPVPNSYARLGANEAPLYVSWSRQNRSQLVRLPSASGEFCRVELRGPDPAGNPYLVIGLILAAGLDGIQRQLPLPEAVNRNLFHPSAAAGLESLPRSLREAITVAGQSEFISAELPIALMNKYFEYQTLLCHDYEAATDVDAWERANGFLII from the coding sequence ATGAAACGTACCGCACAGGATATACTGAATTTTGTGGAGGACAACGACGTCAAATTCGTCAAGCTGACCTTCTGCGACATCTTCGGCAACCAGAAGAACATCTCGCTGTTTGCCAGCGAGCTGCCGCGTGCTTTTGCCCAGGGCATCAGCTTTGACGGGTCCTCCATCGCCGGCTTCATGAACGTGGAGGAGAGCGATCTGGTGCTCTGGCCCGATCCCGACACCGCCACCGTGCTGCCCTGGCGTCCCACCGAGGGCCGGGTCATCCGGATGTACTGCGACATCACCCTGCCCAACGGCAAACCCTTTGAGGGCAACTGCCGGGGGTATCTGCAGTCGGTGGTGGGCCGGGCCAAGGCCATGGGCCTGACCTGCAACGTGGGCTGCGAGTGTGAATTCTACCTCTTCGAAACCGACGAAAACGGCAACCCCACCCACATTCCCCTGGACCGGGGCGGCTACTTCGACATCCCGCCCCTGGACAAGGGGGAAAACATCCGGCGGGAGATCTGCTTCGCCATCGAGGAGATGGGGCTGCACCCCGAGCACAGCCATCACGAGAGCGGCCCGGGCCAGAACGAGGTATGCTTCCTCTACACCCCGGCCCTGAAATCCGCCGACAACCTGAACACCTTCAAGAGCACCGTCAAAGCCATTGCGGCCCGCAACGGTCTGTTTGCCAGCTTCATGCCCAAACCCCTGGCCGACCAGCCGGGCAGCGGGCTGCATGTGAACATGTCGCTGGTGCGGGACGGCAAGAACCTCTTTGAGGGGGATCTGGTGCCGGACAGCGAGGCCGGCCATTTTGTGGCGGGCATCATGGCCCACGCCCGGGAGCTGACGGCCTTCTGCAATCCGGTGCCCAACTCCTACGCCCGGCTGGGCGCCAACGAGGCGCCCCTCTATGTGAGCTGGAGCCGCCAGAACCGCAGCCAGCTGGTGCGGCTGCCCAGCGCCAGCGGCGAGTTCTGCCGTGTGGAGCTGCGGGGGCCCGACCCCGCGGGCAACCCCTATCTGGTCATCGGGCTGATCCTGGCGGCGGGGTTGGACGGCATCCAGCGCCAACTGCCTCTGCCCGAGGCGGTGAACCGCAACCTGTTCCATCCCAGCGCCGCGGCGGGGTTGGAAAGCCTGCCCCGCTCTCTGCGGGAGGCCATCACGGTGGCCGGGCAGAGCGAATTTATCAGCGCGGAACTGCCCATTGCCCTGATGAACAAGTATTTCGAGTACCAGACCCTGCTGTGCCACGACTACGAGGCTGCCACCGACGTGGACGCCTGGGAGCGGGCCAACGGGTTCCTGATCATCTGA
- a CDS encoding CYTH domain-containing protein: MEIERKWMVTGWPEGLPLTEEYRMDQGYISVRPTVRIRREALAGGPTALVLCFKGGGTLSREEIETEIDPELFAKLEHLIGKPLIHKERRGYALPGGLTLEVNCVDADLPTAFWYAEVEFATEAEALAWDPASVGLGEYLSDECTGKPGSSMGEYWIQTRGQIASL, translated from the coding sequence ATGGAAATTGAACGGAAATGGATGGTCACCGGCTGGCCGGAAGGTCTGCCCCTGACCGAGGAGTACCGGATGGACCAGGGCTACATCAGCGTGCGGCCCACGGTGCGCATCCGGCGGGAGGCGCTGGCGGGCGGGCCCACGGCGCTGGTGCTCTGCTTCAAGGGCGGGGGCACCCTGAGCCGGGAGGAGATCGAGACCGAGATCGACCCCGAGCTCTTTGCAAAGCTGGAACACCTCATCGGCAAGCCCCTCATCCATAAGGAACGCCGGGGCTACGCGCTGCCCGGCGGGCTGACGCTGGAGGTCAACTGCGTGGATGCCGACCTGCCCACCGCTTTCTGGTACGCCGAGGTGGAATTTGCCACCGAGGCCGAAGCCCTGGCCTGGGACCCGGCGTCGGTGGGCCTGGGGGAGTATCTCTCCGACGAATGCACCGGCAAACCGGGGTCCAGCATGGGGGAATACTGGATCCAGACCCGGGGGCAGATCGCTTCCTTATAA
- a CDS encoding ANTAR domain-containing response regulator, producing the protein MAKALIVSAGTNANEYLARHIAELGYTRPVIVPSGGEARRQMDGKDFEVIVINTPLPDEFGHELGTDAVQKTDAGVILLAKSGTAEQISAKLQDFGVLVLSKPFSGPQFRQAVQIAASNYKRLALLRAENQKLLDKIAQLRLVDRAKCFLIEKRGMTETEAHRLIEKNAMDTRRSRGEVAQEILESAEE; encoded by the coding sequence GTGGCCAAGGCGCTGATCGTATCGGCGGGCACCAACGCCAATGAATACCTGGCCCGGCACATTGCCGAGCTGGGCTACACCCGCCCTGTCATCGTACCCAGCGGCGGCGAGGCCCGCCGTCAGATGGACGGCAAGGATTTCGAGGTCATCGTCATCAACACCCCGCTGCCCGACGAGTTCGGCCATGAACTGGGCACCGATGCCGTCCAGAAGACAGACGCCGGCGTTATTTTGCTGGCCAAGAGCGGCACGGCAGAGCAGATTTCGGCCAAGCTGCAGGACTTCGGTGTGCTGGTGCTGAGCAAGCCCTTCAGCGGGCCCCAGTTCCGGCAGGCGGTGCAGATCGCGGCCAGCAACTATAAGCGGCTGGCCCTGCTGCGGGCGGAAAACCAGAAGCTGCTGGACAAGATCGCCCAGCTGCGGCTGGTGGACCGGGCCAAATGTTTCCTTATCGAGAAGCGGGGCATGACCGAGACGGAGGCCCACCGGCTCATCGAGAAGAACGCCATGGATACCCGCCGCAGCCGCGGCGAGGTGGCCCAGGAGATCCTGGAGTCCGCCGAGGAATAA
- a CDS encoding DUF3048 C-terminal domain-containing protein: MKRSIQAVGMTAALLAALLLSGCSSLLGGTAPEATPESAAPTAEPTPQAEPMANPLTGVADADYTNRRPVAVTLRTLDGAAPQWGLSSADVLVEGVSEGTTASLMALYSNVDNISKAGPVGPGRDLLLQMALPLNALPVHIDKNIYASNLLNALTYQDLDGYHIGKAAFAFDQDRQNAGYREENCWYTTGELIKNGLNTYGTSLEGANTPLFVFGERPAVEEGARNGTSLTITFSPSDSEQLNYAADTGLYVKTNADGSPTVDADNGQQVAFTNVLVLYASSGIKDDGYTRDYDLTGGTGLYLTGGAWEQIQWTKEDATGPLQLTAADGNPLVVNPGKSFIAIWGGYYGQSLALTGADGTAQTLPEKPALLESGVSDEDAAAAQAEFDAQQRIINAQAAVEQANAQLPDAQTALEEAQAALDEDSENADLIAKRDEAQALVDSLNQTIADNQAILDEAGVTATPTPAPEEAASSSESGE, from the coding sequence ATGAAACGAAGCATCCAGGCCGTCGGTATGACGGCGGCCCTGCTGGCGGCGCTGCTGCTCAGCGGCTGTTCGTCGCTGTTGGGCGGCACTGCGCCGGAGGCAACGCCGGAATCGGCGGCGCCCACGGCGGAACCCACCCCCCAGGCGGAGCCGATGGCCAACCCGCTCACCGGTGTGGCCGACGCCGACTACACCAACCGCCGTCCGGTGGCGGTGACGCTGCGCACCCTGGACGGGGCCGCGCCCCAGTGGGGGCTGTCCAGCGCCGACGTGCTGGTGGAGGGGGTCAGCGAAGGCACCACCGCCAGCCTGATGGCCCTGTATTCCAACGTGGACAACATCTCCAAGGCGGGTCCGGTGGGCCCGGGGCGGGACCTGCTGCTTCAGATGGCGCTGCCCCTCAACGCCCTGCCGGTGCACATCGACAAGAACATCTACGCCTCCAACCTGCTCAACGCCCTGACCTACCAGGACCTGGACGGCTACCACATCGGCAAGGCGGCCTTCGCCTTTGACCAGGACCGCCAGAACGCGGGCTACCGGGAGGAAAACTGCTGGTACACCACCGGCGAACTGATCAAAAACGGCCTGAACACCTACGGCACCTCCCTGGAGGGGGCCAACACGCCGCTCTTTGTCTTCGGGGAGCGTCCGGCGGTGGAGGAGGGGGCCCGCAACGGCACCTCGCTGACCATCACCTTCTCCCCCAGCGACAGCGAGCAGCTGAACTACGCGGCGGATACCGGCCTTTACGTCAAGACCAACGCCGACGGTTCCCCCACGGTGGACGCCGACAACGGCCAGCAGGTGGCCTTCACCAACGTGCTGGTGCTCTACGCCTCCAGCGGCATCAAGGACGACGGCTACACCCGGGACTACGACCTGACGGGCGGCACCGGCCTCTACCTGACGGGGGGCGCCTGGGAGCAGATCCAGTGGACCAAGGAGGACGCCACCGGCCCCCTGCAGCTGACGGCGGCGGACGGCAATCCCCTGGTGGTGAACCCGGGCAAGAGCTTCATCGCTATCTGGGGCGGCTACTACGGCCAGAGCCTGGCCCTCACCGGTGCCGACGGCACGGCCCAGACCCTGCCCGAAAAGCCCGCCCTGCTGGAAAGCGGCGTCAGCGACGAGGATGCCGCGGCGGCCCAGGCGGAGTTTGACGCCCAGCAGCGGATCATCAACGCCCAGGCGGCGGTGGAGCAGGCCAACGCCCAGCTGCCCGACGCCCAGACCGCCCTGGAGGAAGCCCAGGCCGCCCTGGACGAGGACAGCGAGAATGCCGACCTCATCGCCAAGCGGGACGAGGCCCAGGCCCTGGTGGACAGCCTGAACCAGACCATTGCCGACAACCAGGCCATCCTGGACGAGGCGGGGGTCACCGCCACGCCCACCCCGGCCCCCGAGGAAGCCGCTTCCTCCTCGGAATCCGGCGAATGA